The following DNA comes from Camelina sativa cultivar DH55 chromosome 14, Cs, whole genome shotgun sequence.
TTTGGGCCTTCGTGTGAGCAACAATCTCACCCTCCTCCACGTCAGTAACTAACGTTTGTTTCGGAGACATGGGAGCTGTCACACAACCCTCACCTGAATGCCCCCACTTTTGACAACGAGAACAACGGGGAGGGAGCCACGGATACTGAAACTCAATAGTGACATCCTCCTTTGTGTTTAGCTTAAAGCGAAACGAACTGGGCAAGGAGTTCGTTAAATTGACCTCCACAAAAACCTTGGCCTCATCAAACTTACTACAGAGCTCCGTATCAGGATGAAGTCGAATAGGATTACCTATCGGGCTAGTCAAGAAACCAAGACCCTCCCAGGaaaacagagaatgaagaaCGTTCTTTAAAGTTACACATAGGGGCATTGATGTTATCACTGGCTGATCATCTTCTGGGAGAGGAGACCAATTAGTCAGCATCATCGGAACACCCGCAATATTCCACATTCCTCGCCGTAAAACACGAAGCCGTGTAGCCTCGTCCCGAATACGTAAACGAACCGAAGTAGCAAAGTTCTCATAGACATCAATACGAAGTGTCTTGTTGCCAAGCGGCCAAATCTTGTTAACAATGACATGAATCTTAGCAACATGAGGAGCCGTCGAGGCAAACCGACCAACCAAAAAATCATCCCAAAGAGGCACACAGAGTCCTGAAGCACCGCATCAGGGACCGCGATTGTTGGAACCCCATCGACCAGACTGATATCATTTGTATATTGTTTACATTAGTGCTAAACATACGAAGCAAGTAACAAAGTTTCTGCCAATGCCAATCACAACGCAACAAAACAAAGTTACCTTACCATGTCGATCTCTCGTTTCCTGTTCATCAAGGCTTCATGATGGTAAAGGCCTTTCTATTTTT
Coding sequences within:
- the LOC104742386 gene encoding uncharacterized protein LOC104742386; amino-acid sequence: MWNIAGVPMMLTNWSPLPEDDQPVITSMPLCVTLKNVLHSLFSWEGLGFLTSPIGNPIRLHPDTELCSKFDEAKVFVEVNLTNSLPSSFRFKLNTKEDVTIEFQYPWLPPRCSRCQKWGHSGEGCVTAPMSPKQTLVTDVEEGEIVAHTKAQKTVVSPPIQDTVKPAGSTSPLSAPISVSSQKVDEDQTGWSVVSPGKGCKSAEKAVIPPAAGHDTMLASRFSVLGDAGEGSKETAESEEIPNSISSSVPIVETVKGSSVGAKQSSEWHCPRLSPTSVKALN